The Arachis hypogaea cultivar Tifrunner chromosome 16, arahy.Tifrunner.gnm2.J5K5, whole genome shotgun sequence genome contains a region encoding:
- the LOC112757123 gene encoding expansin-A9-like encodes MASSSIILLVLVTFAIRDAHASVNSWSYAAHNNIVGRSTLAIFNHQQRPKFVSGQWMQAHATFYEGGSGTYGGACGYEDVVKDGYGMEIAALSTVMFKGGEACGGCYEIKCASDSTQGCNNAGRGQSSIFVTATNLCPPNYNQASNNGGWCNSPREHFDLAKPTFLKIAQYKTGIVPVQYRRVPCKKWGGIRYTITGNPYFNLVKVWNVGGAGDVVGVQVKGDTKLKWIELKRNWGQKWETKAMLVGESLTFRVKASDGRYSTSWHVAPKNWQFGQTFEGKNFK; translated from the exons ATGGCCtcatcatcaataatattgcTCGTTCTTGTTACATTTGCTATTCGTGATGCACATGCAAGCGTAAATTCATGGAGTTATGCAGCTCATAATAACATAGTTGGACGTAGTACATTGGCTATTTTCAATCATCAACAACGCCCTAAGTTTGTATCTGGCCAATGGATGCAAGCTCATGCTACCTTTTATGAAGGAGGTTCCGGCACATATG gAGGAGCTTGTGGGTATGAGGATGTGGTTAAAGACGGTTATGGGATGGAGATAGCAGCATTGAGCACAGTTATGTTTAAAGGTGGTGAAGCATGCGGTGGATGCTACGAGATCAAATGTGCATCAGATTCAACTCAAGGATGCAATAATGCAGGAAGAGGACAATCCTCCATCTTTGTAACCGCAACAAACCTTTGCCCCCCAAACTACAATCAAGCAAGTAATAATGGAGGATGGTGCAACTCTCCACGAGAGCACTTTGATTTGGCCAAACCTACATTCCTCAAAATTGCTCAGTACAAGACCGGCATTGTCCCAGTTCAATACCGCAG AGTACCATGCAAGAAATGGGGAGGAATCAGGTACACCATAACTGGGAATCCTTACTTTAATCTAGTCAAAGTGTGGAATGTTGGAGGTGCTGGGGATGTGGTGGGAGTTCAAGTGAAGGGTGATACGAAGCTCAAATGGATAGAATTAAAGCGAAATTGGGGCCAAAAATGGGAGACAAAAGCTATGTTAGTCGGAGAATCATTAACATTTAGGGTCAAAGCAAGTGATGGAAGGTACTCCACCTCATGGCATGTCGCCCCCAAGAATTGGCAGTTTGGTCAGACTTTTGAAGGCAAAAACTTCAAATAA
- the LOC112757125 gene encoding uncharacterized mitochondrial protein AtMg00810-like: MYGSERWWECGGGIGDAAAMGGGAAVVRGGSRGGVVGLGLREGGEVTFEMTDLGFMHYLVGIEVNQNEDKIFIWQKKYAQNLLQKFKMNNCKAVSTPLVHNEKLQKEDGFVEADASQYRSLIGSLLYLTTTRPDIMYAISLLSRFMQKPSQKHHGAARRILRYLQDVKDYAIHYKSTESTSGYAFILGYGVFSWASKKQETVAQSSAKAEYVAAVNTTSQGIWLRKIFEDLKEQQEEPTTMLCD; encoded by the exons ATGTATGGATCAGAGAGATGGTGGGAATGTGGTGGTGGTATTGGTGATGCGGCGGCGATGGGTGGCGGCGCGGCGGTGGTCCGTGGTGGCAGCAGAGGCGGTGTGGTTGGTTTGGGTTTAAGggaagggggagaagtg aCATTTGAGATGACTGACTTAGGATTTATGCACTATTTGGTTGGAATTGAGGTAAACCAAAATGAAGACAAAATTTTCATCTGGCAAAAGAAATATGCTCAAAATTTGCTACAAAAATTCAAGATGAATAATTGTAAGGCAGTATCTACTCCTCTAGTCCATAATGAGAAATTACAAAAAGAAGATGGATTTGTAGAGGCAGATGCTTCGCAATATAGAAGTCTTATTGGAAGCCTCCTTTATCTAACTACCACAAGACCAGACATCATGTATGCAATAAGTCTACTATCAAGATTCATGCAAAAGCCAAGTCAAAAGCACCATGGGGCCGCAAGAAGAATATTAAGATATCTACAAGACGTAAAAGATTATGCCATTCACTATAAATCTACCGAAAGCACTTCTGGATATGCATTTATACTAGGATATGGAGTATTCTCTTGGGCATCAAAGAAACAAGAAACTGTGGCTCAATCATCTGCTAAAGCTGAGTATGTTGCAGCCGTAAATACTACTAGTCAAGGAATATGGCTAAGGAAAATATTTGAAGACTTAAAAGAGCAACAAGAAGAACCAACAACTATGTTGTGCGACTAA